The Reichenbachiella carrageenanivorans region GTGGTATGGGATGTTTTCTTGTTAGAACATGCCACACTGAAGATGATTAAGAATAAATACAGATTCGATTTTATTAAATGCATACGAGGCCTGTTTTAGTATCAAAAACGATTAGAAGGAGTAACTGTAGCGTTCAATTCGCCCTGAGGGCAAAGTCATTGCACCTTTGAGAGGGCTATATCATCAACATAAAAGGTTCCTGCACCTCCCCATTTAGGATTGGATGATACTGTAATAACCATCTTAGTCGCTGTATTCTCTTTGATTTCAATCTCTTGGCTCAGTGTTACCCATTTCGATTTTTCTAGTCCTTTAAACGACCACTTAATCGGTGTAAATGGCTTGGCTAAATTGGTTCCAAACCCTACTGGTGCTTTTTCTTCCAACCATACCTTGAGAGTCATGTTGTACTTGCCGGGCTTCAACTTCACTTGGATAAATTCAGGGCTTGGTTTTCCCGAAACACCTTGGACAGATACCGAATTGCCAGTCGCTTTACTAAAATCCTCACAGCTAAATTTAAGCGACCGCTCTCCTGTTGCTGATTTCTCGTCGGAAACAGACCAAAAATCACGGTGCTGCACAAACCACTTTTGATCTCCTTCGAAGGAATAATAGTCCGTATCTAACAGGTTGGTTTGTGCCCAAGTAGACGTAGCTACTACCAATAGTATAAGTAAGGAAAGAGTTATTTTTTGCAACTTCATAAGTTCAATTTTTAATGTAAATGTGTTTGACTAACACCATATGAAGTATTTACAAGCGTCCCTCCATATCGTGTTCGTGCAATAAATAAAAGAACAGGAAAAGTAGTGTATCCATCAATACATAACGTGTATCTACCCGTAACAATAAGGGGAAAGCAATTCAAAAAGCTGAGGAAATTAGGTTGTTTTGAGCTTTTTTATCGGCTGCTAAAACGTCCCTTATTCTGCAAAAGAAGCTAACTAAAAAAAGTCGCTCAACACAGGGAACGTTGAGCGACTTTACACACTAAGTATATGAACGAAAATATTTTTAACCCTCTTCTACAAATCTAGTTTTTAGCAAAACGAATGACAGAAGAATGATCACTAGACTTGACTACGAGCAAATAAACCCCTGCATGAAGCGGGCTGATATCGATGGTGCTGACTCCATTTTTTGCCTGACGAGGCAGCTTTGCCCTGACCTGCTCTACGCCTAGCAAGTTGTACACTACAAACTGAGCGTCTGGTGCTATCTCCCCTCTAATGGAAAGTTGATTCGTAGCAGGGTTAGGAAAAACAGCTAATCCTGTACTCGGCTCGCCAGACACATCCAATACAAGATCCGTCACATTGATATCTTTGATCTCCTCCATGGTCACGGTAGTACCGCCCCCGATGGTACTCGTGGTCTCTGCAAGCAGCACATAGCTGTGCCCACTTGGCAGCTTACTGGTAAGCAAGATATCATCTGGTAATGCCAACGTGACCGACGACTCCCCTGCTACTCTGCCTGCAATGCTGGCATCTATCGTTTTGTATTCTTTGATCATGGCTCCACTAGCATCTTGCTGCTGGAGTCTCAGCACCAGTCCTTCTGCATCAGAAGGGATCTCATAGCCGCTGCCTGCATCATAGGCATAATCAAATATGATAGGAAAACTAGGTGAGTACTCCTTCTTGGCAATTTTGTCTCTATCGACTACTATCTGCGCAGGAGCCTCCCATACCCTCACGTAGTCACAATACATCTCTGTAGGAAATCCTACTGGGCTCGTTGGTGTCTCTATCACTGTTCTGACGCCATTAATATACTTTTCGTATGGGTTTCTCAAACCCATAGACACCGTGACATTCATTGGCAAATGCCAGTAAAGGTTGGCTTTTCGGCCACGTTCTACACCATCTACATACCAGATAATAGAATCCTTTCGGTTCATTACCCCATAGGTATGATAATCGTCTCTTGGATCCCATGGCGCTTCCCAGGTATTTCTAGTCATCTCCTCATACCCTTGTCCAGGACGAATCCAAGTTAATTCCCCATCCTTAATAATTCTGGTATGTAGGTTCATCTCAATCGTTTTGAGTTCTCCTACAATTTGGAATATTTCTACTGCATCAATTTCACTATACTGGACACCCCCTTCCTCTGTGGGGGTAGGCTCTCCTTGGCTATAAAGCCAAAAGGCGGGTGCTTCTCCAGGCCAGTTTTGACAGGCTTTTATTTTGGCTTCGAAATACCCGTAGGTGATTTTTTTAGTGATTTGAACGATGCCTGATGTAAAATAATAGTTGACCCCTCCTCGCTGGTGAGGGTCATGCTTCATCTGCAAGGCCAAGACGGTGTCTTTAACATAGGCATTTTCTGGTTCCCAGGACCACGTACCCCAGTCGCCTACATTGTTGTTCCATTTGGCAGCATCCAATGTACCCGTATTGAATTCATCTGAGTAATCACTCAGGTAATCCCACGCCATATCTGTATGTGCCTCTGGCTTTTGAGCCTGTAGGCTATAGCCCTGAAGTAGGGTCAGTATTATCACAAAACTAATTTCCCTCATCTCTTTCTTTTTTTAAACCTATTCTGTCCAATATTTGAAATGGTTAAGCTGTCCTATTTTTAATTTTTCAAATAAACATCAAAGCACGTTAGATATATAAATGCCTTTTATCTTCAATCAGCACGAATTTATCTCATTGAATATTTCACACTAAATACACCTAACTTCTCCTCTAGTTGTTTGTTTTCCATCCTGCTTTTAAGCCAAAAGCTTTCCTCTGCTTGTCAGAAGCAAAGGAAAGCTTAGTCAATATTAGTTTTCAATTTTATGGTCTAGGGTTCCATACTTCTAGTACCATGTCGTCGAGATAGAAAACCAAGTCCGTTGCTCCTGAATTGACAGGCGAAATGATCATGGTAGGCACTCCTTCTGATGCAGTGATATTAGCCGTGAATATTTGTTCGATCTGTACCCATTCTCCTATAGGCAAAGCAGTAGCAAATCCTCCAGACCCATCAGTAAAAGCACACATAGGTGTCTGCTGTCCCCATGGGAACTGATAAGCAGCCATCCGCAACCTCATGAGACAGTTGCCCCCAGCTGGTGCACTCTCCACATACACCCATGCAGATTGACGTACCTGGATTTCATTGTCTGTAGTAAAAGTATGCACAGAACCATCTGATGCATTTTTAGGCATTATACCTGTCGGTCCGTTGCCTGCATCTACTGTGATTTTCATACTCACCGTCCCTTCATGCACCTGTGTGGTACTGGTGACTGCCGTAAAATTATCATTGGCAGCAAGCCAACCATAAACATCTTGATCCACCCAATCTACAGCAGTAGTTTGCTCGAAACCATAATCCCAGTTACTATCCGCAAATAGGTTAGCGCCTTGATGTTCCAAATCTTGATCGGTAAAAGCATCTGCCGCTTTGATATCAGCAGACATCAAAGTACCCGCTTTGAAAGAGACCGTCACCTCATCATCTGAGTACACTTCGTCATCTTTGAGCGTAAGCAGTACTACAGCTCCATTGTCTGGGTCTAAAGCCGCTCCTGAAACGACAGGGGTGATCACAGGCCCTGCTTTGGTGGCAATTTCTGCTGTAAAATCTGATGCACTCACTGAAGAAGACAATAAATCTCTAGAGTATTCTACAGCTATTTTCCCTTCTTTATCATAGATACTAATCAAACTCACTGGATCTGGAGAACTGATCGTTTTGATGAAGTTGGTATAAGCAACAGTATCTGTACTCACTGGTTGTTCTCTTTTGAAGAAAACGGTCAGATCATAAGTATCCAACCCTCCAAATTTGACATCAAAAGTATGGTTAACAACGTCTGCGTTAGACAAAGCTCCCCCATCAATGACTCCTGTGATATCTGTAGGATCTCCTATGGCTTCATAAGAAAAACGTAAAGTAGAACCTGCAAATATCTCAGTTTGCGATTCACTTTCGAGTTTCACATCAGCACCGAGGGAGCCGTCTCTATTCAGCAATTTGGCTGATAATTTTGTCACGTCTACCAATGGCAAAACAGTTACATTCAGCACCGTGTCCAAGACCATTCCTAATTTATCCACCCCTCTTTCGGCGTATGCAGAGTCACTAAACTCTTGGTGCAAACCCACTTGAAAGCTACCTGCTTCGGTAAAAAAAGCTGATACTTGTGCATCTGTGGTGGTTCCCTCCAGCTCTGCAGACTCTGGAAAACTCCATTCCCTCGAAGTCACTCCTTGAGATACATCTGCAAAGTCTATCCTGCCACCTACATTGACGGTATTGTCATTGGTAGCCTGATTGGTATAAAATACACGGTGACTTGGGTTTGTTCCCTTGGGTTCTATGTCTTCCTCACAACTACCAGCCACGAGCACCATCAGGCCTAACGTGAGGAGCTTGAGGTGTTTATCTACTCTATTATTGATATATTTTTTCATGTCGCTTTCTGTTATAGTCCGTTGTTCAACTGAATTTCCAAAGTAGGAATAGGCAAGTAATCGTGGGTAGCTGAATTATATGCTTCCACGTTATTCACATAGTCTAGTCTGAATGTCCCTCTGATGAAAAGTGGTGCCGCATTGTCTCCACTGCCTCCATTAGTAGCAAAACGAGCCACTCGGATATCCTCCACCTTCTTTTGCTCATCTAGCATCTCTCTTACAATACCCCATCTTACGAGGTCGTTCCACCTAGACCCTTCGAAACAAAGCTCTATTGGTCGCTCCACCATTCTGAGGTGAGTCAGTACATTGGCTGCGGTAGGCGTCACTTCTGGTCTGCTACCATAAGCCTCTCTACTCACATGCAACTGCGGTATCGTGCCGTTGGCATCGATATAATCATGAAGTGTAACCACGCCCGCTCTTTTGCGCACATTGTCGATATACACTATAGCTGTAGCCACATCTGGAGTGGCCTGCGACAATAAGGCTTCTGCGTACATCAAATACACATCTGCCAATCTAATCATGCGGTAATTGATAGATGATCTGCCCTGTCCGCCTTCATTTTCTTGCCAGTTCCAATTGGTGTACTTCTTGATATAAGCGGTTTCGCCAAAGGACCACGGTTTGGTAGGATAATCAGCGCTCGTTTTATTATAATATAATCCCTCGAAATTTGAAGGAGCAATAGAAGCGTTGATTCTAGATGAGTGATCCGTAGATCCAGAAATAGAATCTGATAAAATCACCTCATGTGCAAAATAAGTAGGAAGCAGCGTTCTGTACCCTCCCAATGCTTCTGGCACATAGAATCTAGTGATGTTCACGGTTTCTGTGCCTGATCCTCCAGCTGTATTATCTACCTGAAAAGCCAAGTTGTTTGGTGTACCACCATTATACTCTGCATTGAAGGGAACTTCAAAAATAGACTCTGCATTGAACTCTGTGTCTTGCTTGAAATTGTCCAATGGGTCTGGTACCAATGAATAGAGTCCCTCTGCTAGCAACTCCTCAAACTCTTTGGCAGCTTTTTCAAATTCCTTGTTGTACAAATACGTCTTTCCTAACATGGCTTTGGCAGCCCCCCAAGTGGCACGACCTAAGTTTTCACCTTCCCATTTCTTAGGCAAGTTTGCTACAGCAAATTCTAAATCTGGAATAATCACACTATCCGTGACCTGCTGTATAGTAGAAAAAGGCAAATGAATGTCTTCTTTCAAACCTGACGCACTGGTAGTCAAAACGGCACCTCCAAAATCGTTCGTTGTCTTGAAGTAATACACCGCCCTCAAGAATTTTGCTTGTGCCATGATTGCATTTTTGTCCTCCTCATCGAAGTTAGGATCATCAATATCTGGCAGGTTATTGATCAACTGATTGGCTCTAAAAATTCCGATATAAGGCTCCGCATAGATTTGTCCGATAAGAGCATGATTGTCGCTGATATTTAAATCATTCCATGACACCCAAGGGGTAAAAGTATTGGTAGCGTACATGTCGCTTCTCAAATTGCTAAAGCCCAAACCAGCCCCACTGATCGTATAGAACTGAAGTGCTCCATATACTGTAGTCAACGCGGCCTCTGCATCTCCTTGATTTTCCCAAAAGATATCAGCTGATATCGCATTGGGGTTCACTTCGTGCAAAAACGCATCCTCATCGCATGAAGTAGCTATAAAGCCTACAACTGCGAGTAGATATATTATATTTTTAATGTTTTTCATTGTCAATTCGTTTTCTTAATTAAAAACTTAACTCCATACCTATCATAAACTGACGCGTGATCGGGTAACTACCGACATCTACTCCTCTAGTAGTTAATCCATTACCCCCTACTTCAGGATCGTATCCTTCGTACTTCGTGAACGTGAATGGATTCAATGAATTGAAATAAACCCTTAGGTTTTGGATTCCAATGTTTTGTAATGATTTGATATTGTAACCCAGAGAGAGCGTCCTGATTCTAAAATAAGTACCATCTTCTAAGAACTGATCTGACTGTGCTCTCACGTTGGGGTGAGAAAATGTTCTGTATACTGGTATATCTGAATCTGGGTTTTGAGGACTCCACATATTGACCTGATCGAGATGTCTACCTCTGGCATATGCCGTCAACTTAGCCCCATTGTACACTTTGGCTCCGTATGAAAAATAACCTTGCACAGCAAAATCGAAGTTTTTGTAGCCCAAGTTAATGTTGATACCACTTTCGAATTTTGGCATTCCAGAACCCATATATACACGATCGTCTGAGTTGATCTCACTATTGGTCGTGTCTGTGTTTACATACCTCAAGTCACCCATTCTGGCATTCGGGTCGATCAAGAGGTATTCGTCTAGCTCTTCTTGGGTTTTGATTACCCCATCTGTAGGCACCAGAAAAAATGCACCTGCTGGATAGCCTACTGCGAAGAAAGTCGTGTTATCTACGTTGCCAAGTGTCTGAGCTGGCTGTCCGTCAGGGTAGCCTATGGTTACTCCTTCGCTCAATCGAGTGATCTCGTTTTTGTTGGTAGTAAATGTACCCGTGATCGAATAGGTCAGCCCAAAGCTTGTTTGGTTCTTGTAAGACACAGCCAATTCAAAGCCCCTGTTCGTCATGTTACCCACATTGACGGTTCGTTCTGAAAGCGCGGTCCAACCTGGGGCATGTGTACCTGATGATAATGGCAACTGCTCAGACAACAACATATCCTCTTTGTCATTGATATAATAATCTGCTGTAACCTGCAACCTGTTGTTCAAAATGGCAAGATCAAGTCCTACGTTTCTAGAAACCTGTGTTTCCCACCTAACGGTAGGGTCTACATATGACCTTTGGATCAGCCCACTGTATAACGCCTCCTCAGCTCCGAACAAATAGTTGACTCCTGACTGGATGGTAGGCACGGCCTGATAAGGAGGAATGTTGTTGTTGCCCACGGTACCATAACTTGCTCTAAACCTTAAATCGTCCAAGAACCCACCGTTCATAAAGGCCTCTTCTGCGACATTCCACCCGACAGAAACAGAAGGGAAAAAGTCTTTGTTGAATCCCTCTAAGAAGTTGGATGTTCCGTCATAACGGAAGTTAGCAGAAATCAAGTACCTATCGTCGTAGTCATATTGTACTCTTACCATTTTACCAGACATGGTACTGGTGCTATTGTTACTTACTGGATTACTCGTAGATGCCGCATTGCCTACTGTCTGAATCGAATTTCTAGAATCTGGCGACATCACCACGGCGACACCTACTGACTCCACATTGTATTTTTCATAAGACAGTACGCCTGTGAAACCAAGGGTATGCTTGCCAAAATCCTTATTGTAAGACAAAACATTTTCCCATACTCTGTTGGTATTCCACACATAATCTTCTCTTAAGGAAGCCGCCGAACGACCTGCTCCTTCATTCAGATTACCATCTCTGTCGTATACTAAATACTTAGGCTCAAATCTTTTTCTTTTACTAGTCAATGTATTTTGCCCAAGTCTAACTTCGTATGTCAATCCTTTCACTATTTCGTAGCTACCTCGAAGGGCAATATTGACTCTACTTGATTTTGTTTCGTCCGTATTAGACAGACGTGCTGACAACTGGCTATAGTTGAATTCGTTACCTTCTGGCACCAAAACTCCGTCTCCAAATACTGGAAGGTCTAAAATAGGCGTACTCCAGGGTGCGTTTCTAATTGCGTTTTCGTAGAGACCGTATGGCTCGCGCTGACGAGTATCTTGTGTCACCCCAATACTGGAAAACAATTTAAATTTCCCTGAAGTATAATTGCCTGTCAGGCGAGTAGATAGTCTATCATAGCCCGAATTGATCAACACTCCGTCTTGATTGAAGTAGTTGATGTTCGTATTAAAAGTCAGGTTTTCTTTACCTCCAGACACATTCAAATCATAGTTGCTGATGCTGGCGTTGTCATTTTGCACATCAGCTACAAAATCTGTATTGTTTTGTAATGCCTGCGGGTTTTGTCCTAGTACAGAAGGGTATCTGTTGTCTGCTGCTGTTCTGATTTCGTCTGCATAAAATTGCTGATGTGCGTCCATAAGCGGCGTACCTGATGTAATGTTCTGAATACCAGTGTAAGCATTGAAATTTACCCGCATCTGACCTGGCTTACCACCCTTGGTCGTAATGATGATTACCCCATTAGACCCACGCACACCATATACTGCAGCCGACGCACCATCTTTCAATACATCGATCGTAGCGATCTGGCTCGGTGCAATGTTTGGGTTCTCTCTATAAGGAATACCGTCCACCACGTACAAGGGGCCGAGAGCGTTAGCATTCAATGATCCCACACCTCTAATCTGAATATTGGCTCCTGCGCCTGGTGCTCCACTGGATGCTTGTACATTGACCCCTGCGATTTGTCCCTGAAGGGCATTGCCTAAATCAGGCGTTGGTACAGAGGCTATACGCTCTCCGCTCAACTGAGTCACTGCTCCTGTTACTTCTTTTTTCTTCTGCGTACCGTACCCTACGATAACCACCTCTTCTAAGGCCTGTATATCTGGCTCTAGCGATACATCGATCTGGGTTCTGCTGCCCACAGGCACTTCAGAAGACTTAAACCCTATATAACTATAGACCAGCACATCCTTTGCGGTGGCTTCTATCTTATAGTTACCATCTACATCGGAGATCACTCCTACGGTACCATTCTTGATCCGTACGTTCACGCCAGGCAATTCTTCGCCTTCCCCAGACACTTTACCTGATACGGTAAAAGTTTGTGCCTGCACTACTCCCAAGCTCATTATCAGCAGAATAGCTGACAAGTAACCCCTGAGTCTTGCTTGTTTTCTAACAAGTAGTTTTAGATTCATATTTCATTTGTTTTTGTGTAGTGACAATTCGAATGGTTCTGTTTTGAACGGCCGATCATTCGATTCTAAAATGTTCAAAACAACCCCTTTCATTTGCGCTACAGCGCTATAACACTGTAACTCTAGCTATCAAACAAATGTAGTATAGCGGTCTGCGAAGCTTTTTAATAGATTTACCCTTCGCTCTTACAAATTTACCCCAGACATAGGCTGGCTATACATTTAGGAATATGGGGCTAGGCAACTCACCAATCACCAGAATAAAAATCTGATTATTAATATAAAAAAACAAGTTATACCTAGCGTAGGGCAACTGAATAGGCCTAAAAAAACAATCAGTGTGCTGAAAAACCTGAACGGTTTTTCAGCACACTGATTGTTAAAACTATAATATGATGTGTTTTATTACTGAGGTAATCCAGTCGTAGTTATTCCCATACGACGGGTACAAATACTGACATTTCTGTATTTGAACCTCTGTTGCTCCATGAGTAATAGGGGATAAACTGAGTTTTATAAGTAGTCCATTCTGGCTTACTCACCGTATGATACATTTTGTCGTCGTTGGTGTCTTTTCTGATCAGCAAATCACCTTGAATGGTAGTAACCCCTCCTAAGAAATCTGCCTTGTACTCAGCGACCAATGGCTTGCTACTTGGCAGGTACACATCTACAATGCTAGCATCCTTTGGCAAGTCTGGTGATTCGATACAATATACCACTGGGCCTCTTTTCACTGCTACTTGGTTTCTTACTTCTTCGATTTTAGGATTGCCCTCTACTAGGCTTACATTCATCGGCATATCTATAGTAACTACGTCACCTTTGGCCCACTTTCTTTCGATTTTGGCAAACTGACCTGCAACTACTTCTACTCCAGCATCTTTGCCGTTTACCAGCACTTTGGTGCCAGTAGCCCAATCAGGGATTCTCAACAGCATTTCGAAAGGAGCTTTTTTCGCAGATTCTACTGTGATGGCTACTGCACCTTCCCATGGATACATGGTCTCTTGTTTCAGTTTCAATGTAGATCCGTCAAGCAATTTAGTATCCAGTTTGTTTCCTCCATAGAGGTTTACTGCAATTCCTTTTTCTGTCAAACTATAGGCCCACCCAGACATTTTAGCAATAGTTCTCACCAAGTTTGGTGGGCAACAAAAACATTCCAAATAAGGCTGACGTTCAGGGAATTCCGTATTCATTTTGGCATAATCTCTAGCGCCATCTATGGTACGTAGAGGATTGGCATAGTAGTACTTATCTCCTTCGAGATTGATACCAGAGAGTGCACTATTGAATAGCACCAACTCCATGATGTCTGCATATTTAGACTCGCCATGCAAGCCTAGCATTCGAAAACTAAACATAGAGTTACACACGTTGGCACAAGTTTCATTGTAAGCCGTCAGGTTAGGCATCATGTATTTGTCTATAAAACCTTCTTCGATTTTGTCTCTATTGGTAGATGCGCCGTAGTGTGTCTGACCCAAAGCGCCAGTCACATACATTTTTTGCTCGGTGACATTGAACCACAAACGATCCAACGCATCGATCAAAGCTTGCTCTCCAGTCTCGGCATATACATCTGCAGCACCCGCATAGTAATACAAAGCCAAAACGGCATGACCTACGGCTTCGTTAGATTTACGCAATGGTGTTCTCTCTTGCACCATATCCCCGATAGGGTATCCTTTAGTCGGCGGAGTATCCTCTACAGAGTACTTACCTCTGTTGTTGATGAATTTCTCAGCCAGTTTCAAATATTTCTTGTCTCCAGTGGTGCGATACAACTCTACCAACCCCATAATTTGCGTTTGGTTAAATCCAAAACGACCATAGTACTTAGACTCGGGCATAAAAACTGAATACATTTGATCGGCATGCTTTACTGCGATGTCTAGGAAATTGCGCTGTCCTGAAATTCGGTAATGAATACATGCGCTAGTAAGCAAGTGGCCTGAATTGTACATCTCATGGTACTTACGGTTTTCGAAACGATCCACCTTAGGGTTCAGCTGTATTTGCGTCTGCAAGTAGCCATCTTCTTCCTGTGCCTGACCTATAATGTCTATATATCCATCTATTTCTTCTAGAATTTTCTTATCTCCATTTTGAGAATATACATACATCGCGGCTTCCATGTATTTGTAAAAATCGCCATCATGCCATCTCATCCCTTTGTGCACACCTTCTTTGAGACCTGCAGCTATTTTAAAATTGTTGAGTGCGTGACCTGTATCTCCTGTGAGCAACTCGCCCATATACGGCACCATCGACTGCTCTGCTATCTTGAACTTGTCGGCCCAAAACCCCTCTGTCCATTTGCAATCGCCAAGGTTTATAGATTTATGCTTCACATATGGGCTTTTGCTATTGTCGATAATAGCTTTCTCTTGGGCTGTGCTAGTATGAACTATCACTAAGCCACAAATGATCATCATCCAGTTTTTCATTCTTTGTTTATTTATTGTATCTGTACTCATTTATTAAATTTGGATAGAGGCATTTGGCCTTCACTTCCTTCGTAGGGTCGCTCCTATCCAGTCAACCTACCTTACAAAGTAAAGAGGTATCCTATCAGTTGATCTTATTTGATTTACC contains the following coding sequences:
- a CDS encoding family 16 glycosylhydrolase, with the translated sequence MREISFVIILTLLQGYSLQAQKPEAHTDMAWDYLSDYSDEFNTGTLDAAKWNNNVGDWGTWSWEPENAYVKDTVLALQMKHDPHQRGGVNYYFTSGIVQITKKITYGYFEAKIKACQNWPGEAPAFWLYSQGEPTPTEEGGVQYSEIDAVEIFQIVGELKTIEMNLHTRIIKDGELTWIRPGQGYEEMTRNTWEAPWDPRDDYHTYGVMNRKDSIIWYVDGVERGRKANLYWHLPMNVTVSMGLRNPYEKYINGVRTVIETPTSPVGFPTEMYCDYVRVWEAPAQIVVDRDKIAKKEYSPSFPIIFDYAYDAGSGYEIPSDAEGLVLRLQQQDASGAMIKEYKTIDASIAGRVAGESSVTLALPDDILLTSKLPSGHSYVLLAETTSTIGGGTTVTMEEIKDINVTDLVLDVSGEPSTGLAVFPNPATNQLSIRGEIAPDAQFVVYNLLGVEQVRAKLPRQAKNGVSTIDISPLHAGVYLLVVKSSDHSSVIRFAKN
- a CDS encoding RagB/SusD family nutrient uptake outer membrane protein, which encodes MKNIKNIIYLLAVVGFIATSCDEDAFLHEVNPNAISADIFWENQGDAEAALTTVYGALQFYTISGAGLGFSNLRSDMYATNTFTPWVSWNDLNISDNHALIGQIYAEPYIGIFRANQLINNLPDIDDPNFDEEDKNAIMAQAKFLRAVYYFKTTNDFGGAVLTTSASGLKEDIHLPFSTIQQVTDSVIIPDLEFAVANLPKKWEGENLGRATWGAAKAMLGKTYLYNKEFEKAAKEFEELLAEGLYSLVPDPLDNFKQDTEFNAESIFEVPFNAEYNGGTPNNLAFQVDNTAGGSGTETVNITRFYVPEALGGYRTLLPTYFAHEVILSDSISGSTDHSSRINASIAPSNFEGLYYNKTSADYPTKPWSFGETAYIKKYTNWNWQENEGGQGRSSINYRMIRLADVYLMYAEALLSQATPDVATAIVYIDNVRKRAGVVTLHDYIDANGTIPQLHVSREAYGSRPEVTPTAANVLTHLRMVERPIELCFEGSRWNDLVRWGIVREMLDEQKKVEDIRVARFATNGGSGDNAAPLFIRGTFRLDYVNNVEAYNSATHDYLPIPTLEIQLNNGL
- a CDS encoding SusC/RagA family TonB-linked outer membrane protein — its product is MNLKLLVRKQARLRGYLSAILLIMSLGVVQAQTFTVSGKVSGEGEELPGVNVRIKNGTVGVISDVDGNYKIEATAKDVLVYSYIGFKSSEVPVGSRTQIDVSLEPDIQALEEVVIVGYGTQKKKEVTGAVTQLSGERIASVPTPDLGNALQGQIAGVNVQASSGAPGAGANIQIRGVGSLNANALGPLYVVDGIPYRENPNIAPSQIATIDVLKDGASAAVYGVRGSNGVIIITTKGGKPGQMRVNFNAYTGIQNITSGTPLMDAHQQFYADEIRTAADNRYPSVLGQNPQALQNNTDFVADVQNDNASISNYDLNVSGGKENLTFNTNINYFNQDGVLINSGYDRLSTRLTGNYTSGKFKLFSSIGVTQDTRQREPYGLYENAIRNAPWSTPILDLPVFGDGVLVPEGNEFNYSQLSARLSNTDETKSSRVNIALRGSYEIVKGLTYEVRLGQNTLTSKRKRFEPKYLVYDRDGNLNEGAGRSAASLREDYVWNTNRVWENVLSYNKDFGKHTLGFTGVLSYEKYNVESVGVAVVMSPDSRNSIQTVGNAASTSNPVSNNSTSTMSGKMVRVQYDYDDRYLISANFRYDGTSNFLEGFNKDFFPSVSVGWNVAEEAFMNGGFLDDLRFRASYGTVGNNNIPPYQAVPTIQSGVNYLFGAEEALYSGLIQRSYVDPTVRWETQVSRNVGLDLAILNNRLQVTADYYINDKEDMLLSEQLPLSSGTHAPGWTALSERTVNVGNMTNRGFELAVSYKNQTSFGLTYSITGTFTTNKNEITRLSEGVTIGYPDGQPAQTLGNVDNTTFFAVGYPAGAFFLVPTDGVIKTQEELDEYLLIDPNARMGDLRYVNTDTTNSEINSDDRVYMGSGMPKFESGININLGYKNFDFAVQGYFSYGAKVYNGAKLTAYARGRHLDQVNMWSPQNPDSDIPVYRTFSHPNVRAQSDQFLEDGTYFRIRTLSLGYNIKSLQNIGIQNLRVYFNSLNPFTFTKYEGYDPEVGGNGLTTRGVDVGSYPITRQFMIGMELSF
- a CDS encoding glycoside hydrolase family 127 protein, with protein sequence MKNWMMIICGLVIVHTSTAQEKAIIDNSKSPYVKHKSINLGDCKWTEGFWADKFKIAEQSMVPYMGELLTGDTGHALNNFKIAAGLKEGVHKGMRWHDGDFYKYMEAAMYVYSQNGDKKILEEIDGYIDIIGQAQEEDGYLQTQIQLNPKVDRFENRKYHEMYNSGHLLTSACIHYRISGQRNFLDIAVKHADQMYSVFMPESKYYGRFGFNQTQIMGLVELYRTTGDKKYLKLAEKFINNRGKYSVEDTPPTKGYPIGDMVQERTPLRKSNEAVGHAVLALYYYAGAADVYAETGEQALIDALDRLWFNVTEQKMYVTGALGQTHYGASTNRDKIEEGFIDKYMMPNLTAYNETCANVCNSMFSFRMLGLHGESKYADIMELVLFNSALSGINLEGDKYYYANPLRTIDGARDYAKMNTEFPERQPYLECFCCPPNLVRTIAKMSGWAYSLTEKGIAVNLYGGNKLDTKLLDGSTLKLKQETMYPWEGAVAITVESAKKAPFEMLLRIPDWATGTKVLVNGKDAGVEVVAGQFAKIERKWAKGDVVTIDMPMNVSLVEGNPKIEEVRNQVAVKRGPVVYCIESPDLPKDASIVDVYLPSSKPLVAEYKADFLGGVTTIQGDLLIRKDTNDDKMYHTVSKPEWTTYKTQFIPYYSWSNRGSNTEMSVFVPVVWE